A segment of the Campylobacter vulpis genome:
TGATATTACTCGCATCTAAAGCCCAAGTTGGACCCATTTTAGCCTTTTCTTCTTCACTTAATGTGATGCCTAAAACCTTTTCTATATTATCCTTAGTGATTTGCGGATACCCTGTATTTATCGGCGAATTTAGTGGAGCATTTTTAGCTAAAAGGCTTTCACCTTCATACTCAAGCCCAAAATTATTTCTAAAGCCCATACCACCCTTAGCCACTTCGATGTCGGTATTGTAAAGCACAGGAGAGCCTGGATGCTTTTCACTCCAACAAGGCCAAGGAAGTCCAAAATACTCTCCCTTTACCTCACCTTCTTTACCCTCAAGTGTGATTTCATCAAATTTATCCCAGTTTAGTGCGTGTTTTTTAAGCCTTTCAGGACTCCAGCCATTAAGCCCAATGCTACGAATCGCCCCAGTAAATTCTCTTGTAGCATTTTCAGGCCAAACAATTTGTCCATTTTCATCGCGTAAGGTTTTAGTAAAGTCTTCATAAAAACCTAGTTTTTTTGCAAGTTCAAATAAAATTTCTTGATCTTCCTTACTTTCATAAAGCGGCTCTACAACTTTAAATCTCCACTGCCCGCTACGATTTGTTGCTGTAACGCTTCCGCTTGTTTCAAACTGCGTTGCCGCAGGGAGGAGATAAACTCCGTCTTTACGCTCGGCTATGATGCCCGCTTCATTGACAAAAGGATCAGCCAAAACCAAAAGCTCTAAAGCCTCCAAGCCCTCTTTAACCTTAGCTTGTTGGGCAGTTGAAGTGATACCATTACCTAATACAACTAGGGCTTTAAGAGCTGTGCCTGCATTGTCGATTTTATCATTTCCGTCCTTGCCATTTAAAGCCGCAGCCCACCATCTAGCAAGGCTTAAGCCCGTTTTATGCATCCACTCTTTGCTGACGAAATTTCCTAAAAGCCACTCATAATCCACACCCCAAATCTGTGCGTAATATCTCCAACTTGCTTCATTTAAAGGATAATAGCCGGGTAAATTTTCACTCAAACAAGCCACATCGGACGCACCTTGCACATTGTCGTGTCCTCTTAAAATATTCACTCCACCGCCAAATTTACCGATATTACCAAGCACCATTTGCACAATAGGTGCTAAACGTGTATTAGAAGTGCCTACGGTGTGTTGGGTAAGTCCCATAGCCCAAATGAGCGTTGTAGGCTTATTTTTAGCGACTTCAAGAGCAATTTCTCTTAATTTAGTCTCTGGTATGCCTGTAACATTTTCAACCTCTTTAGCGTCCCATTTTGCCGCTTCTTCTCTAATTTTATCAATGCCAAAAACCCTTTCATCAAGGTATTTTGTATCCTCTAAACCTTCATCAAAGATAATTTTAAGCATACCATACATAAAGGCTATATCAGTGCCCGGACGAATTTGTGCGTAAATGTCCGCCTTTGCTGCACTTTTTGTAAAACGAGGATCAACAACGATAAGTTTTGCACCCTTTTCCTTAGCTTTTAAGAAATGTCTAAAACCCACAGGATGATTTACAGCTGGATTTGCTCCTATAATGAAAATACATTTTGACCTTTGTATATCGCCAAGATGATTTGTCATCGCGCCATAACCAAATGTATTCGCCACACCGGCGACTGTTGCACTATGTCAAATTCTAGCTTGATGGTCTATATTATTTGTTCCAAAAAAGGCAGCAAATTTACGGATATAATAGGCTTGTTCATTGCTTAATTTCGCAGAACCTATAAACATCACGCTTTCAGGATTTTCCTTACGATAAGCGGCTAATTTTTCTCCTATTTCGCTTAAAGCTTGCTCGTAACTTATGCGTTTCCATTCGCCATTTTCTTTTTTCATAGGGTATTTTAAACGCACATGAGAACGCACCATATCAATCATATCAGAACCCTTACAGCAATGTCCCCCAAAGCTCACAGGGTGATCTTGGGCGATTTCTTGCCTAAGCCAAACGCCATTTTGCACTTCAGCGATAACTCCACAGCCCACAGAACAAGCAGTGCAAACACTTCTTATCTTTTTGCTTCCTTCAAAAGCCTCACTTAGCTCACTTTCCCTAGCCTCTCTTAAGACCTCACTACGCCCTAAAAGCGGAGTCGCAAGGCTTGAAAGTGCTGCCATTTTCAAAAATGAACGACGATTTAATTTCATTATTCAGCCTTTATGTAGTATTTTTCCCAGTTAGCACTTCTTTGATAAAGCACTTCCTTTTTTTTACTCTTTCCGCGAACAAGTTTATTTTCGGCTTTTTCTTCGCCAAAAGCCACACTTGTCGCACCTAAAACGCCTACTCCAGCTAAGGCTAGGGCAGAGTTTTTAAGAAATTTCCTGCGTTTTTCCAAGCTTTCTCCTTTGTTTGTTAGTTTCTCTCCTTAAAAATTCAGATCTAGAAAGGTCATTTTGCACCTTTTTACTTTGTGTTTTTATAGGCTTTTCAAGCTCAAAACAAAATCTTTCAAATTCCATAAAAGCCACACCTATTAAAGCCACTTCTTTAAATAATAAAGCAGCCTCATTGACCAAGATAAGATTAAAAAATTCATCGATGTTAGGATTAATAAGCCTTTCAAAAAGCTCTTTTGCTAAATCATCATTTTTTTCTCTTAAAAATTCACTCATTAAAAGAAAACAAAAGCCG
Coding sequences within it:
- a CDS encoding twin-arginine translocation signal domain-containing protein; translation: MEKRRKFLKNSALALAGVGVLGATSVAFGEEKAENKLVRGKSKKKEVLYQRSANWEKYYIKAE
- a CDS encoding molybdopterin-dependent oxidoreductase, which gives rise to MKLNRRSFLKMAALSSLATPLLGRSEVLREARESELSEAFEGSKKIRSVCTACSVGCGVIAEVQNGVWLRQEIAQDHPVSFGGHCCKGSDMIDMVRSHVRLKYPMKKENGEWKRISYEQALSEIGEKLAAYRKENPESVMFIGSAKLSNEQAYYIRKFAAFFGTNNIDHQARIUHSATVAGVANTFGYGAMTNHLGDIQRSKCIFIIGANPAVNHPVGFRHFLKAKEKGAKLIVVDPRFTKSAAKADIYAQIRPGTDIAFMYGMLKIIFDEGLEDTKYLDERVFGIDKIREEAAKWDAKEVENVTGIPETKLREIALEVAKNKPTTLIWAMGLTQHTVGTSNTRLAPIVQMVLGNIGKFGGGVNILRGHDNVQGASDVACLSENLPGYYPLNEASWRYYAQIWGVDYEWLLGNFVSKEWMHKTGLSLARWWAAALNGKDGNDKIDNAGTALKALVVLGNGITSTAQQAKVKEGLEALELLVLADPFVNEAGIIAERKDGVYLLPAATQFETSGSVTATNRSGQWRFKVVEPLYESKEDQEILFELAKKLGFYEDFTKTLRDENGQIVWPENATREFTGAIRSIGLNGWSPERLKKHALNWDKFDEITLEGKEGEVKGEYFGLPWPCWSEKHPGSPVLYNTDIEVAKGGMGFRNNFGLEYEGESLLAKNAPLNSPINTGYPQITKDNIEKVLGITLSEEEKAKMGPTWALDASNIIATKCMEKGIVPYGNAKARAVVWTFKDQIPLHREPLHSPRNDLVQKYPSFEDQKALYRVDTKFISVQQAKDYSKEFPLNLVTARLVNMNGAGMENRASMYLTRLTPEMFCEINEKLAQQENIKKGDMIWVHSPEGTKIKVRVKINNGVAEDMIFLPFHFTGVMQGVDLTHNFPEGTKPYASGESANTVTNYGYDIMCQIPETKGGLCRISKDGV